From a single Ornithodoros turicata isolate Travis chromosome 8, ASM3712646v1, whole genome shotgun sequence genomic region:
- the LOC135366145 gene encoding SPRY domain-containing protein 7-like — MATCFGCIRRCFSSSGFNPTASDVSRLPRVTLDMLHMGQEVVIVKNSQRICGSGAALATAPLVQNKSYFEVKLQQTGVWGIGVATRKADLNRVPLGQDAESTVLTSERTVQRSKDTLHKVQQTIQEGDIIGVTYDHLELNFYLNGTDLHIPVTGIKGEVYPVLYVDQGAVLDAVFTGFYHTPPLGFEQVMVEQSLL; from the exons ATGGCAACCTGCTTTGGGTGTATTCGGCGCTGCTTTAGTTCCAGTGGGTTTAACCCAACTGCTTCCGATGTTAGCAGGCTACCAAGGGTTACTTTGGACATGTTGCATATGG GACAGGAGGTAGTCATCGTAAAGAACAGTCAAAGGATCTGCGGTAGCGGAGCAGCGCTGGCCACAGCGCCGCTTGTCCAAAACAAGTCTTACTTCGAAGTTAAACTCCAACAAACAG GTGTATGGGGCATCGGGGTTGCTACTCGTAAAGCTGACCTGAACCGTGTGCCATTGGGTCAAGACGCGGAAAGCACAGTGCTCACTAGCGAAAGAACGGTACAGCGCAGCAAAGACACCTTACATAAAGTTCAACAGACTATTCAAGAAGGGGATATCATT GGTGTCACATACGACCACTTAGAGCTGAACTTCTACCTAAACGGCACAGATTTGCACATTCCAGTCACAGGAATAAAAGGTGAAGTCTATCCGGTATTATATG TTGACCAGGGAGCCGTCCTAGACGCAGTATTTACTGGGTTCTATCACACGCCACCCTTGGGATTCGAGCAGGTCATGGTGGAGCAGTCTCTCCTGTGA